One Thermicanus aegyptius DSM 12793 DNA segment encodes these proteins:
- a CDS encoding protein O-GlcNAcase, whose product MAMKGWLQGVIEGFYGPVWKPEERKELLRWMGEKGYNAYIYAPKGDPYHRERWREPYPEEKLQEFQDLFRVGGEANVEVMMALSPGLSLTYSDPTELEALWKKVSPFIDMGLKRLGLFFDDIPFELRHKADKKRYANLAEAQADFALRLLEKGKGDGLNLIFCPTYYAGEPDHPYLIELGRRLPEEVDLFWTGPAICSPAISEEHLREVWKAMGRAPLIWDNYPVNDVYMEPELHIGPYRGRDSSLLTGTRGVFLNPMSLPLASRIPLGTAARFFSDPEGYDPDKSWIEAVKEELRGKDFGDALIAAFKEFAEAVTISPLVPEEPPLYVSFVKEFQSLLNVGKREEAISRYMERVTAMKRAYEVLREKGKEIPLLQEISLWITDYGRWSDAMKKGLELILAFARMESLTDGKAREEGRKIALEAWERVKILLEEAVSWPTVTCGDTLRVFLQRILRGMKGLI is encoded by the coding sequence ATGGCGATGAAGGGTTGGTTACAGGGCGTGATCGAAGGTTTCTACGGTCCGGTATGGAAGCCGGAGGAAAGAAAGGAGCTTCTTCGGTGGATGGGAGAGAAGGGGTATAACGCCTACATCTATGCGCCGAAGGGAGATCCTTACCACAGGGAAAGGTGGCGGGAGCCCTATCCCGAGGAGAAATTACAGGAGTTTCAAGATCTCTTTCGGGTCGGTGGGGAGGCCAATGTGGAAGTGATGATGGCCCTAAGCCCCGGCTTAAGCCTCACGTATTCCGATCCGACGGAACTGGAGGCTTTATGGAAGAAGGTATCCCCCTTTATCGATATGGGATTAAAGAGGTTGGGGCTATTCTTTGACGATATTCCCTTTGAATTAAGACATAAGGCGGATAAGAAGCGCTATGCCAATCTGGCGGAGGCCCAGGCCGATTTCGCGCTGCGCCTTCTGGAAAAAGGGAAGGGGGACGGACTAAATCTCATCTTCTGCCCCACGTATTATGCGGGAGAGCCGGATCATCCTTATCTTATCGAATTGGGGCGGCGTCTTCCCGAAGAGGTGGATCTCTTCTGGACGGGTCCTGCCATCTGTTCCCCTGCCATTTCCGAGGAACATCTGCGGGAGGTGTGGAAAGCGATGGGAAGAGCCCCCCTCATCTGGGACAATTATCCGGTGAATGATGTTTACATGGAGCCGGAATTACATATCGGTCCTTACCGGGGACGGGATTCTTCCCTTCTCACCGGAACCAGGGGGGTTTTCCTCAATCCCATGAGCTTACCTCTCGCTTCCCGCATTCCTTTGGGGACAGCAGCCCGGTTTTTTTCGGATCCGGAAGGCTACGATCCGGACAAGAGCTGGATAGAGGCGGTAAAGGAGGAACTAAGGGGAAAGGATTTCGGGGATGCTCTCATCGCGGCTTTTAAAGAATTTGCCGAAGCGGTGACGATAAGCCCCCTGGTTCCGGAGGAGCCCCCTCTCTATGTTTCCTTCGTGAAAGAATTTCAATCTCTTCTCAATGTGGGAAAGAGGGAGGAGGCGATCTCCCGCTATATGGAGCGGGTCACTGCGATGAAGAGAGCCTATGAAGTACTGCGGGAAAAGGGAAAAGAGATTCCCTTGTTGCAGGAGATCTCCCTTTGGATCACCGACTATGGCCGCTGGTCCGATGCAATGAAAAAGGGTCTGGAGTTAATCCTCGCCTTTGCCCGGATGGAGTCGCTTACCGATGGGAAGGCGAGGGAAGAGGGGAGGAAAATCGCCTTAGAGGCATGGGAAAGGGTAAAGATTCTTCTGGAAGAGGCGGTCTCCTGGCCGACCGTTACCTGCGGGGACACGCTTCGGGTTTTCCTGCAACGGATCCTGAGAGGGATGAAGGGGTTGATCTAG